One stretch of Mycolicibacterium fallax DNA includes these proteins:
- a CDS encoding formylglycine-generating enzyme family protein yields the protein MVTAPLTDLVELPGGTVTLGSADFYPEEMPVHTVSVGPLAVERHPVTNAQFARFVADTGYRTVAERPMDPADYPGVAAADLAPGALVFTPTPGPVDLTDWRQWWAWVPGACWRRPFGPDSSIADRGDHPVVQIAYPDAAAYAGWAGRRLPTEAEWEYAARAGTTSTYPWGEDPAPGGRPMANTWRGAFPYRNDGALGWVGSSPVGTFPANGFGLVDMIGNVWEWTTTRFRGGHRPGQRSGCCTPGREPDPSVNQVLKGGSHLCAPEYCHRYRPAARSPQSQDSATTHIGFRCVR from the coding sequence ATGGTCACGGCGCCGCTCACCGACCTCGTCGAGCTGCCCGGCGGCACCGTCACCCTGGGTTCCGCGGACTTCTATCCCGAGGAGATGCCGGTCCACACCGTATCGGTCGGTCCGCTGGCCGTCGAACGCCATCCGGTGACCAACGCGCAGTTCGCCCGGTTCGTCGCCGACACCGGCTACCGCACCGTCGCCGAACGCCCGATGGATCCCGCCGACTATCCCGGCGTCGCCGCCGCGGACCTGGCGCCCGGGGCGCTGGTCTTCACCCCGACGCCGGGACCGGTGGACCTGACCGACTGGCGGCAGTGGTGGGCCTGGGTGCCGGGGGCCTGCTGGCGCCGCCCGTTCGGGCCGGACAGTTCGATCGCCGACCGCGGCGACCATCCCGTCGTCCAGATCGCCTACCCCGATGCCGCCGCCTACGCCGGGTGGGCCGGCCGGCGGCTGCCGACCGAGGCCGAGTGGGAGTACGCCGCCCGGGCCGGGACGACATCGACCTACCCGTGGGGCGAGGACCCCGCCCCGGGCGGACGGCCGATGGCCAACACCTGGCGCGGCGCGTTTCCGTACCGCAACGACGGGGCGCTGGGCTGGGTCGGCAGCTCGCCGGTGGGCACCTTTCCGGCCAACGGCTTCGGGCTGGTGGACATGATCGGCAACGTCTGGGAATGGACCACGACCCGGTTCCGCGGCGGGCATCGGCCGGGACAGCGCAGCGGCTGCTGCACGCCGGGGCGCGAGCCCGATCCGTCGGTCAACCAGGTGCTCAAGGGCGGCTCGCACCTGTGCGCCCCGGAGTACTGCCACCGCTACCGGCCGGCCGCCCGTTCCCCGCAGTCCCAGGACAGCGCGACCACCCACATCGGGTTCCGCTGCGTGCGGTGA
- a CDS encoding arylsulfatase gives MAAEFNGKIALDIRDSEPDWAPYVAPNAPDGAPNVLYLVWDDTGIATWDCFGGLVEMPNMTRIADAGVRLTQFHTTALCSPTRASLLTGRNATSVGMATVEEFTEGFPNSNGRIPAETALLSEVLAERGWSTYAVGKWHLAPLEESNLAATRRHWPCSRGFDRFYGFMGGETDQWYPELVYDNHPVDPPATPEQGYHLSKDLADKTIEFIRDAKVIAPDKPWFSYVCPGAGHAPHQVSREWADRYAGRFDMGYEAYREIVLENQKRLGVVPPDTELSPMNPYAEVTGPAGQPWPVQDTVRPWDELSDDERRLFARMAEVFAGFLSYTDAQIGRILDYLEESGQLDNTIIVVISDNGASGEGGPNGSVNEVKFFNGYIDTVAESLRFYDELGSPSTYGHYPIGWAMAFNTPYKLFKRYASHEGGIADTAIISWPAGIGAAGELRDNYISVADVTPTVYELLGITPPATVRGIPQRPLEGTSFAAALRDPELPTGKETQFYSMLGTRGIWHRGWFANTVHAATPSGWGHFEDDRWELFHIDADRSQCRDLAAEQPDKLAEMQQLWFAEAAKYHGLPLADLSVAEIFGRARPGVAGERERFTFYPGTADVGMGAAPELRGQSFSVLAEVELGPEPDGVIFKHGCGHGGYVLFVDDGRLSFVYNFMGADEQLVRAEAPLPSGRHVLGARFERTGTAEGSHTPVGVLTLYVDDAVVGTRDEVRTHPGTFGLGGVSARVGRNSGQAVSASYGAPNPLTGATIATVTVDISGTPYLDAEAELAAAFERD, from the coding sequence ATGGCAGCAGAATTCAACGGGAAGATCGCCCTGGACATCCGGGACTCCGAACCGGACTGGGCGCCCTACGTCGCGCCGAACGCCCCCGACGGCGCCCCGAACGTGCTGTACCTGGTCTGGGATGACACCGGGATCGCCACCTGGGACTGCTTCGGCGGCCTGGTCGAAATGCCGAACATGACCCGGATCGCCGATGCCGGGGTGCGGCTGACCCAGTTCCACACCACCGCGCTGTGCTCGCCGACCCGGGCCTCGCTGCTGACCGGGCGCAACGCCACGTCGGTCGGGATGGCCACCGTCGAGGAATTCACCGAGGGCTTCCCGAACAGCAACGGGCGAATCCCGGCCGAGACCGCGCTGCTCTCGGAGGTGCTGGCCGAACGCGGCTGGAGCACCTACGCCGTCGGGAAATGGCACCTGGCCCCGCTGGAGGAATCCAACCTGGCCGCCACCCGGCGGCACTGGCCGTGCTCGCGCGGCTTCGACCGGTTCTACGGGTTCATGGGCGGGGAAACCGACCAGTGGTACCCGGAGCTGGTCTACGACAACCATCCCGTCGACCCGCCGGCCACCCCGGAGCAGGGCTACCACCTGTCCAAGGACCTCGCCGACAAGACCATCGAGTTCATCCGCGACGCCAAGGTGATCGCGCCGGACAAGCCGTGGTTCTCCTACGTCTGCCCAGGCGCCGGGCACGCCCCGCACCAGGTGTCGCGCGAGTGGGCCGACCGCTACGCCGGGCGCTTCGACATGGGCTATGAGGCGTACCGGGAGATCGTGCTGGAGAACCAGAAGCGGCTCGGCGTCGTCCCGCCGGACACCGAGCTCTCCCCGATGAACCCGTACGCCGAGGTCACCGGGCCGGCCGGGCAGCCCTGGCCGGTCCAGGACACCGTCCGGCCGTGGGACGAACTGTCCGACGACGAGCGGCGGCTGTTCGCCCGGATGGCGGAGGTGTTCGCTGGGTTCCTGTCCTACACCGATGCGCAGATCGGCCGGATCCTGGACTACCTGGAGGAGTCCGGTCAGCTGGACAACACCATCATCGTCGTCATCTCCGACAACGGGGCCAGCGGCGAGGGCGGTCCGAACGGCTCGGTCAACGAGGTCAAGTTCTTCAACGGCTACATCGACACCGTCGCCGAAAGCCTGCGGTTCTACGACGAGCTGGGCAGCCCGTCGACCTACGGGCACTACCCGATCGGCTGGGCGATGGCGTTCAACACGCCCTACAAGCTGTTCAAGCGCTACGCCAGCCACGAGGGCGGCATCGCCGACACCGCGATCATCTCCTGGCCGGCCGGGATCGGCGCGGCCGGGGAACTCCGGGACAACTACATCAGCGTCGCCGACGTCACCCCGACGGTGTACGAGCTGCTCGGCATCACGCCGCCGGCCACCGTGCGCGGCATCCCGCAGCGGCCGCTGGAGGGCACCAGCTTCGCCGCGGCGCTGCGCGATCCGGAGCTGCCGACCGGCAAGGAGACCCAGTTCTACAGCATGCTCGGCACCCGCGGGATCTGGCATCGCGGCTGGTTCGCCAACACCGTGCACGCGGCCACCCCCAGCGGCTGGGGCCATTTCGAGGACGACCGCTGGGAACTGTTCCACATCGACGCCGACCGCAGCCAATGCCGCGACCTGGCCGCCGAGCAGCCCGACAAGCTCGCCGAGATGCAGCAGCTGTGGTTCGCCGAGGCGGCGAAGTACCACGGCCTGCCGCTGGCGGACCTGAGCGTCGCGGAGATCTTCGGCCGGGCCCGGCCCGGCGTGGCGGGGGAGCGCGAGCGGTTCACCTTCTACCCGGGCACCGCCGACGTCGGCATGGGGGCGGCGCCGGAACTGCGCGGGCAGTCGTTCTCGGTGCTCGCCGAGGTCGAGCTGGGGCCCGAGCCGGACGGGGTGATCTTCAAACACGGCTGCGGGCACGGCGGCTACGTGCTGTTCGTCGACGACGGCCGACTGTCGTTCGTCTACAACTTCATGGGCGCCGACGAGCAGCTGGTCCGCGCCGAGGCGCCGCTGCCGTCGGGCCGGCATGTGCTGGGTGCCCGGTTCGAGCGCACCGGCACCGCCGAGGGCAGCCACACCCCGGTCGGGGTGCTCACGCTCTACGTCGACGACGCCGTGGTCGGCACCCGCGACGAGGTCCGGACGCATCCGGGCACCTTCGGACTCGGTGGGGTCAGCGCGAGGGTGGGGCGCAACTCCGGGCAGGCGGTGTCGGCGAGCTACGGCGCGCCCAACCCACTGACCGGCGCGACCATCGCGACGGTGACCGTGGACATCTCCGGGACGCCCTACCTGGACGCCGAGGCCGAGCTGGCCGCCGCGTTCGAGCGGGACTGA
- a CDS encoding ABC transporter: MSRLSDRRLAVLVYCLLFALYLGVGYWLQVCNGFILGDALSRVAAAESVLYSRSPHVAAVGFVFTPLTALIELPAMPFMQVLPELTGRALAGSIVSALFMAGAAVQILGIGTDRGLPRRYRLAITAMFALNPMILFYGSNGMSEAPFLFFSIWAVRRLILWMVDDDVHHLISAGFIAMGLAYLTRYDAAGAVAGAGALVFATTYLRAPAPPRIRRALLDLILVAGPGAGSFLGWAAASWLITGDAFAQFSSRYGNAAILAQSGGSQVGGFGSGLLFAAVSVLLLAPTVIPIAVWAGWVRWRRPNWTVLLVPTVMFGAVLVFQAHSYATGSTFGFLRFYIAALPLAACLAMLAVPEGPLLPAKRPGRHAPPPATVATTRAGRAGYPVVAVLLAVGLPVAGWGMSLPKYAPQEYALGAVLRPDPDDTSARKTVERRIAATFSTERQIAEYLDRLNLPESSVITDTVYGFAVVAASRKPRTFVIPSDPDFVQLLNDPIGGDVRYLLAVPDTGRGASDALNQRYPTLYETGAEVATLELEIANDGDSQPNWRLYRVFEPSAGDRE; the protein is encoded by the coding sequence GTGAGCCGGCTCTCGGATCGCCGGCTGGCGGTGCTGGTCTATTGCCTGCTGTTCGCGCTGTACCTGGGGGTCGGCTACTGGTTGCAGGTGTGCAACGGCTTCATCCTCGGTGACGCGCTGTCCCGGGTGGCCGCGGCCGAGAGCGTGCTGTACAGCCGCAGCCCGCACGTGGCCGCGGTCGGCTTCGTCTTCACCCCGCTGACCGCGCTGATCGAGCTGCCGGCGATGCCGTTCATGCAGGTGCTGCCGGAGCTGACCGGCCGGGCGCTGGCCGGCAGCATCGTCTCGGCGCTGTTCATGGCCGGCGCGGCGGTACAGATCCTGGGCATTGGAACCGACCGGGGACTGCCGCGGCGCTACCGACTGGCCATCACCGCGATGTTCGCCCTGAACCCGATGATCCTTTTCTACGGCTCCAACGGCATGAGCGAAGCCCCGTTCCTGTTCTTCAGCATCTGGGCGGTCCGCCGGCTGATTCTGTGGATGGTCGACGACGACGTCCACCACCTGATCAGTGCCGGTTTCATCGCGATGGGGCTGGCCTACCTGACCCGCTACGACGCCGCCGGCGCGGTGGCCGGTGCGGGGGCGCTGGTCTTCGCCACCACCTACCTGCGGGCGCCGGCGCCGCCGAGGATCCGGCGGGCGCTGCTGGATCTGATCCTGGTGGCCGGGCCCGGGGCGGGGTCGTTTCTGGGCTGGGCGGCCGCGAGTTGGCTGATCACCGGGGACGCCTTCGCACAGTTCAGCTCCCGCTACGGCAACGCGGCGATCCTGGCGCAATCCGGCGGCTCGCAGGTGGGCGGGTTCGGGTCGGGGCTGTTGTTCGCGGCGGTGTCGGTACTGCTGCTGGCGCCCACCGTCATCCCGATCGCGGTGTGGGCGGGCTGGGTCCGGTGGCGCCGGCCGAACTGGACGGTGCTGCTGGTGCCGACGGTGATGTTCGGCGCGGTGCTGGTGTTTCAGGCCCACTCCTACGCCACCGGTTCCACCTTCGGATTCCTGCGGTTCTACATCGCGGCGCTGCCACTGGCGGCCTGCCTGGCCATGCTGGCGGTACCCGAGGGGCCGCTGCTGCCCGCCAAGCGACCCGGTCGGCACGCCCCGCCGCCGGCCACCGTCGCGACCACCCGGGCCGGCCGCGCCGGTTACCCGGTGGTCGCGGTGCTGTTGGCGGTGGGACTGCCGGTCGCCGGGTGGGGGATGAGCCTGCCGAAGTACGCGCCGCAGGAATACGCGCTGGGTGCGGTGCTGCGCCCGGACCCCGACGACACCAGTGCCCGCAAGACCGTCGAGCGGCGGATCGCGGCGACGTTTTCCACCGAGCGGCAGATCGCGGAGTATCTGGATCGGCTGAACCTGCCGGAAAGCTCGGTCATCACCGACACGGTCTACGGTTTCGCCGTGGTCGCCGCCTCGCGCAAGCCCCGGACCTTCGTCATCCCGTCCGATCCGGATTTCGTGCAGCTGCTCAACGATCCGATCGGCGGCGATGTGCGGTACCTGCTTGCCGTCCCGGACACCGGACGCGGCGCCTCGGACGCCCTGAACCAGCGGTACCCAACCCTGTACGAGACCGGCGCCGAGGTGGCGACCCTGGAATTGGAGATCGCCAACGACGGCGACAGTCAGCCGAACTGGCGGCTGTACCGGGTGTTCGAACCGTCGGCCGGCGATCGGGAATAG
- a CDS encoding glycosyltransferase family 2 protein: MSTPPGVDPEWALDRAINGLREDHPIRSSSVSIWGWQKPALYSLLAVLGGFAVWRPMGTAIFLIGLCTLGYVLTMTDRVLIFRQGLKSRPILISDEQARAIPDDELPPYTILVPAYDEPEVVGDLIAAMGALDYPVDKLQVLLLLEADDAVTIAAAQGCASSEVITILEVPPADPRTKPKACNYGLFFATGEIVTIYDAEDLPEPLQLRRVVAAFAQLPDEVACVQAKLVYHNGGQNLLTGWFTAEYGLWFGYLLPGMMSSGSPIPLGGTSNHLRREVLDEIGSWDPFNVTEDADLGLRIDASGYHTAVLDSSTLEEANSDPINWIRQRSRWYKGYLQTWLVNIRQPLQLYRTLGPRSFLRFNLVLAGTPLIAVLNLVFWFITMVWFLGQPAVVGSIFPWFIYFPALVALVLGNAATLYMNVIALREDDRPDLLVPALTVPAFWLMMSVAAAKGTYQLIRNPSYWEKTFHGLAQRPAEPPP; this comes from the coding sequence ATGAGCACGCCGCCGGGCGTCGACCCGGAGTGGGCGCTGGACCGGGCGATCAACGGGCTGCGCGAGGACCATCCGATCCGCTCGTCGTCGGTCTCGATCTGGGGCTGGCAGAAACCGGCGCTCTACTCGCTGTTGGCGGTCCTCGGCGGCTTCGCCGTCTGGCGCCCGATGGGCACCGCGATCTTCCTGATCGGGCTGTGCACGCTGGGTTACGTGCTCACCATGACCGACCGGGTGTTGATCTTCCGGCAGGGCCTGAAGTCCCGGCCGATCTTGATCTCCGACGAGCAGGCCCGCGCGATCCCCGACGACGAGCTGCCGCCGTACACCATCTTGGTACCGGCCTACGACGAGCCCGAGGTGGTCGGCGACCTGATCGCCGCGATGGGCGCGCTGGACTATCCGGTCGACAAGCTGCAGGTGCTGCTGTTGCTGGAGGCCGACGACGCGGTCACCATCGCCGCGGCGCAGGGCTGCGCGTCCTCCGAGGTCATCACCATCCTGGAGGTGCCGCCGGCCGATCCCCGGACCAAACCGAAGGCCTGCAACTACGGGCTGTTCTTCGCCACCGGCGAGATCGTCACCATCTACGACGCCGAGGATCTGCCCGAGCCGCTGCAACTGCGCCGGGTGGTTGCGGCGTTCGCGCAGCTCCCCGATGAGGTGGCCTGCGTGCAGGCCAAGCTGGTCTACCACAACGGCGGGCAGAACCTCCTGACCGGCTGGTTCACCGCCGAATACGGTCTGTGGTTCGGCTACCTGCTGCCGGGCATGATGAGCAGCGGTTCGCCGATCCCGCTGGGCGGCACCTCCAACCATCTGCGGCGCGAGGTGCTTGACGAGATCGGGTCCTGGGATCCGTTCAACGTCACCGAGGACGCTGACCTCGGCCTGCGCATCGACGCGTCCGGCTATCACACCGCCGTGCTGGATTCGTCCACGCTGGAGGAGGCCAACAGCGATCCGATCAACTGGATCCGGCAGCGCTCCCGCTGGTACAAGGGCTACCTGCAGACCTGGCTGGTGAACATTCGCCAGCCGCTTCAGCTGTACCGCACGCTGGGGCCGCGCAGCTTTCTGCGGTTCAACCTGGTGCTGGCCGGCACGCCGCTCATCGCGGTGCTCAACCTGGTGTTCTGGTTCATCACCATGGTGTGGTTCCTGGGTCAGCCGGCCGTCGTCGGGTCCATCTTCCCGTGGTTCATCTACTTTCCCGCGCTGGTCGCGCTGGTGCTGGGCAATGCCGCGACGCTGTACATGAACGTCATCGCGCTGCGTGAGGACGACCGGCCCGACCTGCTGGTCCCGGCGCTCACCGTGCCGGCGTTCTGGCTGATGATGAGCGTGGCCGCGGCGAAGGGCACCTACCAGCTGATCCGCAACCCGTCGTACTGGGAGAAGACCTTTCACGGGCTGGCCCAGCGGCCCGCGGAACCGCCGCCGTGA
- the rpsQ gene encoding 30S ribosomal protein S17 yields the protein MADTGTKGPNHTPRTEQPRGRRKTVIGYVVSDKMQKTIVVELEDRKMHPLYGKIIRTTKKVKAHDENGDAGIGDRVSLMETRPLSATKRWRLVEVLEKAK from the coding sequence ATGGCAGACACTGGCACCAAGGGGCCCAACCACACCCCGCGCACCGAGCAGCCGCGCGGCCGTCGTAAGACGGTCATCGGCTACGTGGTCAGCGACAAGATGCAGAAGACGATCGTCGTCGAGTTGGAGGATCGCAAGATGCACCCGCTCTACGGCAAGATCATCCGGACCACCAAGAAGGTCAAGGCGCACGACGAGAACGGCGACGCCGGCATCGGCGACCGCGTCTCGCTGATGGAGACCCGGCCGCTGTCGGCCACCAAGCGGTGGCGGCTGGTCGAGGTCCTGGAGAAGGCCAAGTAA
- the rpmC gene encoding 50S ribosomal protein L29, with protein MAVGVTAGELRELTDEELTDRLRKSKEELFNLRFQLATGQLDKNHALGRVRKEIARLYTVLNERELGLSAGPAGEES; from the coding sequence ATGGCAGTGGGAGTTACCGCTGGCGAACTGCGCGAGCTCACCGATGAGGAGCTCACCGATCGCCTGCGCAAGTCGAAGGAAGAGCTGTTCAACCTGCGCTTTCAGCTGGCCACCGGTCAGCTGGACAAGAACCACGCGCTGGGCCGGGTCCGCAAGGAGATCGCGCGGCTCTACACCGTGCTGAACGAACGTGAACTGGGCCTGTCCGCCGGGCCCGCAGGTGAGGAATCGTAA
- the rplP gene encoding 50S ribosomal protein L16, protein MLIPRRVKHRKQHHPKQRGLASGGTTVTFGDYGIQALEHAYITNRQIESARIAINRHIKRGGKVWINIFPDRPLTKKPAETRMGSGKGSPEWWVANVKPGRVLFELSYPNEETARAALTRAIHKLPIKARIVTREEQF, encoded by the coding sequence ATGTTGATTCCCCGCAGGGTCAAGCACCGCAAGCAGCACCACCCCAAGCAGCGTGGGCTGGCCAGCGGCGGCACGACCGTGACCTTCGGTGACTACGGCATCCAGGCCCTGGAGCACGCCTACATCACCAACCGGCAGATCGAGTCCGCTCGTATCGCCATCAACCGGCACATCAAGCGTGGCGGCAAGGTGTGGATCAACATCTTCCCGGACCGCCCGCTGACCAAGAAGCCCGCCGAGACCCGGATGGGTTCGGGTAAGGGTTCGCCGGAGTGGTGGGTCGCCAACGTCAAGCCCGGACGCGTGCTGTTCGAGCTGAGCTACCCCAATGAAGAAACCGCGCGGGCGGCGCTCACCCGCGCGATCCACAAGCTGCCGATCAAGGCACGCATCGTCACCCGAGAGGAGCAGTTCTGA
- the rpsC gene encoding 30S ribosomal protein S3: MGQKINPHGFRLGITTDWKSRWYADKQYADYVKEDVAIRKLLATGLERAGIADVEIERTRDRVRVDIHTARPGIVIGRRGTEADRIRTDLEKLTGKQVQLNILEVKNPESQAQLVAQGVAEQLSNRVAFRRAMRKAIQSAMRQPNVKGIRVQCSGRLGGAEMSRSEFYREGRVPLHTLRADIDYGLYEAKTTFGRIGVKVWIYKGDVVGGRRELAAAAPADRPRRERPTGTRPRRSGASGTTATSTDAGRAASDGAAETAESATPVTVEAPAAENTES; encoded by the coding sequence GTGGGCCAGAAGATCAATCCCCACGGCTTCCGCCTCGGGATCACCACCGACTGGAAGTCCCGTTGGTACGCCGACAAGCAGTACGCCGACTACGTCAAGGAAGACGTGGCCATCCGCAAGCTGCTGGCCACCGGCCTGGAGCGGGCCGGCATCGCCGATGTGGAGATCGAGCGGACCCGTGACCGGGTTCGGGTCGACATCCACACCGCGCGGCCGGGCATCGTCATCGGTCGCCGCGGCACCGAGGCCGACCGGATCCGCACCGACCTGGAGAAGCTGACCGGCAAGCAGGTTCAGCTGAACATCCTCGAGGTGAAGAACCCGGAGAGCCAGGCCCAACTGGTCGCCCAGGGTGTCGCCGAGCAGCTGAGCAACCGGGTGGCGTTCCGCCGCGCGATGCGCAAGGCCATCCAATCGGCGATGCGTCAGCCCAACGTCAAGGGCATCCGGGTGCAGTGCTCCGGCCGCCTGGGCGGTGCGGAGATGAGCCGTTCGGAGTTCTACCGCGAGGGCCGGGTGCCGCTGCACACGCTGCGCGCCGACATCGACTACGGCCTGTACGAGGCCAAGACCACCTTCGGCCGGATCGGCGTGAAGGTGTGGATCTACAAGGGTGACGTCGTCGGTGGCCGTCGCGAGCTGGCCGCTGCTGCGCCCGCCGATCGCCCCCGCCGGGAGCGTCCGACGGGCACCCGCCCGCGTCGCAGCGGCGCCTCGGGCACCACGGCCACCAGCACCGATGCCGGCCGGGCGGCCAGCGACGGCGCTGCCGAGACCGCTGAGTCGGCGACCCCGGTCACCGTCGAGGCGCCGGCCGCAGAGAATACGGAGAGCTAG
- the rplV gene encoding 50S ribosomal protein L22: protein MSTVTEYPSATAKARFVRVSASKARRVIDLVRGKSVEEALDILRWAPQAASEPVAKVIASAAANAQNNDGLDPATLVVATVYADEGPTAKRIRPRAQGRAFRIRKRTSHITVIVESRPAKEKKSGASASGARARRAQGSKAAAAKKATAGTEASSEAKGGSK, encoded by the coding sequence ATGAGCACCGTTACCGAATACCCGTCCGCCACCGCGAAGGCCCGGTTCGTCCGGGTCTCGGCCAGCAAGGCTCGCCGGGTCATCGACCTGGTCCGCGGCAAGTCCGTCGAGGAGGCCCTCGACATCCTGCGCTGGGCGCCCCAGGCCGCCAGTGAGCCGGTCGCCAAGGTGATCGCCTCCGCCGCCGCCAACGCCCAGAACAATGACGGCCTGGACCCGGCCACCCTGGTGGTGGCCACCGTCTACGCCGACGAGGGCCCGACCGCCAAGCGCATCCGGCCGCGCGCCCAGGGGCGGGCGTTCCGGATCCGCAAGCGGACCAGCCACATCACGGTGATCGTGGAGAGCCGCCCGGCCAAGGAAAAGAAGTCCGGTGCGAGCGCCTCCGGTGCCCGCGCACGTCGCGCCCAGGGCAGCAAGGCCGCCGCGGCGAAGAAGGCAACTGCAGGCACCGAGGCTTCGAGCGAAGCGAAGGGAGGCTCGAAGTAG
- the rpsS gene encoding 30S ribosomal protein S19 — MPRSLKKGPFVDDHLLKKVDVQNEKNTKQVIKTWSRRSTIIPDFIGHTFAVHDGRKHVPVFVTESMVGHKLGEFAPTRTFKGHIKDDRKSKRR, encoded by the coding sequence ATGCCACGCAGCCTGAAGAAGGGTCCGTTCGTCGACGACCATCTGTTGAAGAAGGTCGACGTCCAGAACGAGAAGAACACCAAGCAGGTCATCAAGACCTGGTCCCGTCGGTCGACCATCATCCCCGACTTCATCGGACACACCTTCGCCGTCCACGACGGCCGCAAGCACGTGCCGGTGTTCGTGACGGAGTCGATGGTCGGGCACAAGCTCGGCGAGTTCGCCCCGACGCGGACCTTCAAGGGTCACATCAAGGACGACCGGAAGAGTAAGCGCCGATGA
- the rplB gene encoding 50S ribosomal protein L2, protein MGIRKYKPTTPGRRGSSVSDFAEITRDHPEKSLVRPLHGTGGRNAHGRITTRHKGGGHKRAYRVIDFRRHDKDGVNAKVAHIEYDPNRTANIALLHFLDGEKRYIIAPQGLKQGDIVEAGPTADIKPGNNLPLRNIPAGTVIHAVELRPGGGAKLARSAGVSIQLLGKEGSYATLRMPSGEIRRVDVRCRATVGEVGNAEQANINWGKAGRMRWKGKRPTVRGVVMNPVDHPHGGGEGKTSGGRHPVSPWGKPEGRTRKPNKPSDKLIVRRRRTGKKR, encoded by the coding sequence ATGGGAATTCGCAAGTACAAGCCGACGACCCCCGGTCGCCGCGGCTCTAGCGTCTCCGATTTCGCCGAAATCACGCGCGACCATCCGGAGAAGTCGCTGGTCCGCCCGCTGCACGGGACCGGCGGTCGCAACGCCCACGGCCGGATCACCACCCGGCACAAGGGTGGCGGGCACAAGCGCGCCTACCGCGTCATCGACTTCCGTCGCCACGACAAGGACGGCGTCAACGCCAAGGTCGCGCACATCGAGTACGACCCCAACCGCACCGCGAACATCGCGCTGCTGCACTTCCTGGACGGCGAGAAGCGCTACATCATCGCGCCGCAGGGCCTGAAGCAGGGCGACATTGTTGAGGCCGGCCCGACCGCCGACATCAAGCCCGGCAACAACCTGCCGCTGCGCAACATCCCGGCCGGTACCGTTATCCACGCCGTGGAGCTGCGGCCGGGCGGCGGCGCCAAGCTGGCTCGCTCCGCCGGTGTCAGCATCCAGCTGCTCGGCAAGGAAGGCAGCTACGCCACGCTGCGTATGCCCTCCGGCGAGATCCGCCGCGTCGACGTGCGCTGCCGCGCCACCGTCGGCGAGGTCGGCAACGCCGAGCAGGCGAACATCAACTGGGGCAAGGCCGGCCGGATGCGGTGGAAGGGCAAGCGCCCCACCGTCCGCGGTGTCGTGATGAACCCGGTCGACCACCCGCACGGTGGTGGTGAGGGCAAGACCTCCGGTGGTCGCCACCCGGTCAGCCCGTGGGGCAAGCCCGAGGGCCGCACCCGCAAACCGAACAAGCCGAGCGACAAGCTCATCGTCCGCCGCCGGCGCACCGGCAAGAAGCGCTAG
- the rplW gene encoding 50S ribosomal protein L23, whose translation MATVSAPHDIILAPVISEKAYGLIEGNVYTFLVHPDSNKTQIKIAVEKIYQVKVDSVNTANRQGKRKRTRAGFGQRKSTKRAIVTLAAGEKPIDVFGAPA comes from the coding sequence ATGGCAACCGTCTCCGCACCCCACGACATCATCCTGGCACCGGTGATCTCGGAGAAGGCCTACGGCCTGATCGAGGGCAACGTGTACACGTTCCTGGTCCACCCGGACTCGAACAAGACGCAGATCAAGATCGCCGTCGAGAAGATCTACCAGGTGAAGGTCGACTCGGTGAACACCGCCAACCGGCAGGGCAAGCGCAAGCGCACCCGGGCCGGCTTCGGACAGCGCAAGAGCACCAAGCGCGCGATCGTCACCCTGGCCGCCGGCGAGAAGCCGATCGACGTGTTCGGAGCGCCGGCCTGA